The genomic window ctagtaaatattaaataatgaatggataaaactaaaacttaaatttaaatttatttatttatgtttattaatataatgttttgttttgttttagaaaaagtatgataatttgaattttcttaaaaagagtttatttcaaatataatttttaaaagtattcaTGTGAATCTATGTTTCTACTTAATAATACGATGTATAAAACTATTatttaggacattattataaaattcgGAGCAAGTAGAAGAATGTTAAAAATAgttgtttattaaataaatattttacggTTTTTTGGGtccttaattttataatatgaaattaaatagttttaTGTATTTAGGGTAATTATCATTgagtaaaatttttttacttgGGTAGTTATTAGAATTTAGTGGAAAATTAAATAGAATGAGAGAGTCTCATAGTAAAAACTCTGCCTTATCTCTTTCATTCTCTCTAAAGGTTCTACATGAATTTTCACAGAGTTTTTAGATACCCTCAATGGACACAATCCTTCAACCAATTCCATCTTTATGGTGGTTGTGATTTATTGGAAGTTCTTTAAGCATACAAATTCTATTAGAAAATCTATAAACAATATCATAATctctaaatattttatataaattgtaaacatgctcaaaaatattaaaacatgaaaaatatttcCAACTCTTACTTCCAAAGGGCATTCCCAAATGCGTATATGtcaaaaactcgattttcaaccttttcaaatttcaaatggTGTTTTAGGAACTACCTTAGTTGGAACTTGGTTTAATATATACATTGTCGTTTTAAGAGCGTATATCCACAATAAAGAAAGAAGTTTGGAGTTGCTAAGCATACTTTATACCATATCCATCAATGTATGATTTTTTTCTCTCTGCTACACCATTTTGATCTAGTGAGCCAAACAAGGTGTTCTAAGTTATAATACATTGCTCTTAAAGAAAATTAGCAAATGGACCAGGTGTTTGTCCAATTCCATTGTATCTACCATAGTGTTCTCCACCTTATCTAATCTAacgattttaatttatttttcacattGTATTCCACctctattttaaatattttaaaagtatccAATGCTTCATCTTTATTGTAAAAGTAAGTAGAGATACATGTATCATGAGTAATCATCTATAAAGATGATAAAATGTTTACGACCATGTAAACTCATATCATGACAACAATTAGTAGTGtgtatgatttttaataattcaatacTCCTCTTAGCACCATTATTGGTTTTATTTATCTGCTTTCTCTTAATGCAATCAATACATGAATCAAAATATGTAAAATCAAGAGTTTCAAGAACCTCAATATTTACTAACtttttaattctattaatatagATGTGTTCCAATCTCTAGTGCCACAAATTAGGAGATTTGTTTGTCATTCATTACACAACATTTAATACTAACATTATCATGAACATGCATTATTTTATAAAAGGTGTTGTTTtgcaaataaattcaaaaaagatCATCAGACATTGTACCATTCCCGACAATATTAgatttataaaatagtttaaaacttgtatttgaaaaaaatcaaaggaaTAACTCAGTGGCACAAGTATTGAAACTAAGATCAAGTTTATAAAAAAACTTGGAATATAAAATGTCCTTTCCAAGttcaaaacaaaaccaaaatctaaaactaatttgcatGTTCCAATGACTTCCACATGTGAATGCATCTTATTTCCTGAATAGATACTCGGCTCATTGCCCACAGGCTTCCTTTGGTTTAAAAATCCCTACAAGGTAATTGAAATATGGATTGTAGAACCAAAATCAATCCCCCTAATGTTATGAAAAAAATCAGCCATATTAGATTCATAGCTAACAAAAGCAATCAAATTACCTTTCTTCTCAAGCTAAGCCTTAAATTTGGCACAATCATTCCCTATATGCCTTTTCTTTTTATAGAAAAAGCACTTGGATTCAAGCTTTTTCAACTTTGGTCCCTTGATTGCTAAGGTAACTCAAGCCATATTACATTCATAGCAAACAAGAGCGACCAAATTACCTTTCTTCTCACGTCAAGCCTTAAATTTGGCACAATCTTTTCCTATatgccttttcttttttttatatagaaaatgcaCTTGGATTCAAGCTCTTGGTCGAATCTTGAAAGGAAATAAAGGTTTCAAGCTTTTTCAACTTTGGCCCCTTGATTGCTAAGGTAATTCAAGTTCGTTTCttgtcatttttttgtttttgagatcTCGAGAGCTTGATTTAACTGACTTGTGTACTATTTTGTAAAActcttaaagttttaaaaagttgtcattgttaaatacttaattaaattggtgttattttgttagattttaaaCTTAGAAGTGAAAAAAGGACTTTtctaagtttaattgttagtttttaaacatgaggactaaagtgtaattattttgaaattggtatgaaatttctataattatggaaAGTAGAGAACCTTagaaggatgtaattgagatcattttcaaaatcgagactcaaatttgaaatttatggcaATTTCGttataagggctaaattgaataaaatgcaaatctTTAAGGAGCTTTCGAAAAGAGAAATTAAATTGTCATATGCATTTAATCGGATGATATAAAGTATTTGGAATCGATGAATCGAAATGAATTATCATATAGATCAGGATTTGAATCAACCGAAGGATAATTGAGGAAAATGCAATGTTGTGAATTAGTCCTCGACATcttatttgttgttgtttttgccaagtaagttaatatgtaacttactatgttaatttttgttatgtttgtattattttttcttgttgattgaattaatgtgaaaataataaCTATTGGCATCgaatggactaaatcgtaaaatatgAGATATAGAATAATTATGAATAGATACAAGATATCAAATAgatatgaaatgtttatatgATTGGATGGAACATTTGTATAATGATGATACAGAGATTGAAATGATACAAATGTAGTAATAATActcgtgtgaacttagtaaatgttTAGGATATGAATGGTATACCACTTAGTAAATAGATGGCTTGAGATCCaacatgtgttgtggattctTTGGAGCTTGTGTGAGCGGCATCAAATCATTCTTTATTGATGGCTTGAGATCCAAACACGTGTTGCGGATTCTTTGAAGCTTGTGTGAACAGCATCGAATCATTCTTTATCGATGGCTTAAGATCCAGCACGTGTTGCGGATTCTCGGAAGCTTGTTTGAACAGCATCAATAAAGCTTATATAGTAACCCTGATTTGAAGCTTGTGTGAACAACCCAAATATGTTAGTTTATGTGAATAGATCTGTCTCCTGTattcgaactcaatttactaagGTTATCTAGGCAAAAATGGTAACTAAACGAAAGTGAAATGGATAGAAAGGTTAATGATTGTTTTGATTTTCATGTTTGTAAAATGAGTGTGGATTAAATGGAAAATGGTATAAATTGGTATGAATGTTTATGTAATTGGCTTAAGAAGTATGATTATATAATGttaaattactaatttattttttatgttgatAGATTGAGTATGAATCATAAGGATGTCATGGATTATCTTGTTTGTGCCAATTTATTTCTATTATGTAAATTTTTTGTGAAGTTTAGGTAAGTTGAGTACTTttattatgaacttactaagcattcattatgCTTACCGTTGTTTCTTTTCCTTGTAGTTGTCGGTTTGCGAAACATGTCGGTCGGATCACCttaaagctcacactatcctgtCATCTTTTCAATAGATCTTTTGATCGTTTTAGTTTGGTTATGTGGCCTGTATATAGGTGTTCATACAAGTGTTAAACTTGAATTGATAGTTGGCTTAGCTTGATATAAGTTGAAGTATGGCATTaaggtttaaaatttaaatatgtatgtttagtAACTTGTTAGTTTGGTATATGGTATTTTGGTTGCATGAATGAGAATTTAAATGGCATGGTTAAATGTTGAATCAAATGGCTTAAAGGCATGTGAAGTAGATTAAATTGGAGTTGATTGCTTTGGCTTGATTTGGTGCCAAATTGTGGCATATTAGTTGTGATAAAATGTATGGATgagttgaaatgaatatatgtgaattggattggttTGTATGCATGTTTTAAGATGTATTTATGCACCATTTGCTTAGCTAATGGTTTGTCTTGAAATAGGtgttaaaatgcaaaattttttaCCTTATTGccttaaggtatcgatacctttgaaATGGTATCAATACTTTaccaatttttcttaaaattttcaaacttcgAATTCCAAATTGGTATTGATACCGGATTTAAGTACTGATACTCTATATCAGGGTGTCGATATTTTACAAGGGTATCGATACatatgatttttatttgatttttgtaaAACATCAAGTCGTAAAACTGTATCAATTCTTTGTACTAGAGGTATCGGTACCATATGACAaagtattgattttttttatttgttaagatTTTTCTAAACATTGAAGCTAATAATTTTGTTAAGATTTTTATAAACATCAAAGCTAATAATGTTATCGGTACCTATATAGGGGTATCGATACTTGTTgtggaaattttgaaaacattgcaatttagtcattgctCAAGCTTGGGTTTGTAaataagcttttgtaagctcgagtAAGAGCCGGAAATGATAGTATAATGTAATtgtgaaatgttttgattataaATGCTTGAATTATGAtgtaaattgtttatttaaatcCATGTAACTATTTCGGTATAGCCTCTTGTAACTCAAACCCGACGATCAGGTAGcacgaggggtgttacaactgatTTGCAAATAAGCTCCTCTTTAAGTTAGTACATCTCTTTCCTCAAAGCCTCAATAATGGCTTTAAGAACATCATTTTTCTGTGAATCCATATCTATTGTTACATTGTGGGCACACTACATCTCACCCTTGATCTCATCTCTTGCAAAGTCCAACTCTTCAATACGCCCCTAAACAATCTTAATGTTTTTCTACATCTCTTATGAATCCTTGATTTTAGCCACTTTACCTTCTATTTCCAACAGGATATCCCTTGAATTATTATCTTTCTTAATTCTCCCACAAGTTTTTGAGACATCTTGTGTCTTACCTTCTGTTTAAAAGGCTAAGATACCATCCCAAAATCTGCATCTTGATCAAACCATAGGTGCTTATACCTATTGCCATGGGCCTTGAATTTAACCAAGCAATCTATACAATCTTAGGTATTATATCCACTACCAAATTGCATAAATCAACCTAAGCTCTCAAGTTAGGAGACCCAAAGAATTCTCTAAGGCACTAAAGCTAAAAGATATTAAAGTGATAAAggaaagaaaagtaaaatttaagAATATATAGAGGAAATGGTCTTAGTGTATTGATTAtctcaaaaatgatgaaataaatgaGGCTGAGGTAGGccttatttatagttgagtccCCTAACATCAATTGTATAGATTAAATCATATCAACAACTAAAGTTTAAACATATCTACATGATACTGTCTAAGGAGTTTAACCACTATTTATCTTTGTCTCTTAGAATTCAAATTAACTTGGTAAATTACAAGCTATTAAAGTGTTTATCAAGTCATCAAGCTTCAAGTCGATGAGCCTTTTAGAATGTTTTAAGAATTGGGCTagtatttttgaattaaatgagcCCAATTTACACATATGAATTGCTATGCACAAACCGTGGCACATGATGTATAGGGTGCACTTAATTTCTCTGAACCTAACCCATCTATGTGTTAAAAATGATACCATGGGATTGCTCTGGCTTCCAAAACATAAGATTGTGTTGgttgtaaaatatgtaaatttgttGGACCAACAAATTTATTGAGCATTCAATTTTATTTAAGGAATGAAATAACTAAATTATAGGTCTAACTTATTGATAAGTTTTAGAAAACCGTACTTAAATACATTTATAGTACAAAGTTTTTTGGTCAAGTATATCTAGTCTTTACAATCAATCATTTTCCTTGAAACTTCTTACAGAAcacttattttcctttttcatcataaaattttatgtaaaatgcCATAACTAGAATATGCTTtccaaataaataatataaatgacttaaactaataaaaatagaAGCTTAATGATGCAATTTGATGAAAAAGAATGTTTGTGACTTACATAAAAATTGATGTTACCGAAATAAGTTTTGGgttcatttttttccttaaaatggAGAACTCCTTCAAAGTACTCTTAGATAAACATGTTCATACCTTCGTGGGTCTAGTTGACTTGAGTATGAGATAACTTTCATGCTCAAATTCCTATTtcactaaataattaaaatttattaaaatatgattagaCAAGAATTTAACAGCTTATTGGGTTTAGGTTTTAAGTGTTAAGTGGTGGGACAAATTAAAATGATGGTAGCCCTTTCGTGCAAGTCATCACATGATCCATTGCTGCATCTAATTAATTTACCCATTGAGAAGCACTTGCTATAAATTCCTAatatttcaacctttaacttTTAATCCCATTTTATTCTTAAACATTGTTGAGAAGCAATTGAAACTTTGGGTGGTGAATCATCAATGGGTAAACTACATTGTGAGAGTTTCAAACCCTCTATTATTGCAAATTACAAAGAATTTTTTCCCATAGGATATGCAACAATTTgctgaataaattaaattaaaacaaatggaTTGGAAAATGGATATTAAAACTTAGGAAACTGGATTCTTGAACCACATTTAGCCCTGGGTAACAAAGGACATTTAATGAAATCTGAACCGGAAGTATCCACACACAAGTAAACTTGATAAAGCTGACTGTTACGAGATGAATCCACATTGCACTCAATGCCGGGAGTAAACCCAACTGCTTGCCTTATAGCATCCTCGATCTCCTCCAATTCATAGAATTCATCATTTGGTTTTATTCCTGCAGCACAAGCAAACTCGGTCAAACAACTATTAACTGTATATTGCTCTGACCCGAATCTTTATGAATTTGGGGGTTACCTGCGCTTGTTAAAGCTTGAAGGAGGTTAGCCTTTTGTTTCAATTGGAGAGCAGCTTCAAAGTATTCACGTTGGTCAAGTTCAGATTCTGAGCAagtcccatgtttgagccattcATGAGTCCAGAACTTAACTCCATCGTTGCTAGGACATGAAAGAGTGGGCCATTCCTTTTCCAGACTCCCAATCAGGCTTGAAATCTATTTACAGGAGAAGCCATTATGTTAATCCCTTGGAATCTGTTGGTAAATGATATTTGCGTATTTCTGTGATTaaacaatatcaataataatttggATTTTAGCAGCAATTAGTATTCTTTTAAGCCACGAAAGACATTTGACTAAATCGAGACATAAACAGGCTGTTGGGTGGTCTGCTTTGGTTTCCTCAACTCTCACTCCCACCAACATGTAAGGTGACAAATTCGGAAGTTAGAGGTGTTATCATGTGAATAAAGTATTCTAATCAAAGAAGAAAGTTAATTGCACCAATATCCTTAAATTATGACCctcattttaaattagtcctaaatttgaaaatattctaattacatcccTAAACTATTAAGGTTATACCAATCAGATACTTTCgttattaaaactattaaatgaCACACCAAATCTTCTGTAGCTAAATTTACaacattcattttaaattatgtcatataaGATCCAATATATAATTTAACAGTTAATTTAACGATTTTAGTAACAGGatatttgattaataaaatatcGACAATTTGAAGATGTAattaaaatgatttgaagtttgaggactaatttaaaatgaaGGCCATAGTTTAGTATGTCTAGtgcaattaaaaaagaaaaggttttatTATTAGCTAAccaaataatttttcttaattacaGCTAAccaaaaaatttatgtaatttcaAAACACAAATAGATTTGTCtggaataaaaacaatataaatctTAAGCATGACCAAATGTGAGCATAAAGTTAATCTGTGTGATCCAAGGTAGGCAGCGGGCATATGCACCCAAGATTCTTCTTCCTTTAAAGCAAAGGGCTCAGGGGCTTACGTTTATTGCTACCTGTTTCTTCATTTTATAGGCTAAAATGCTGTTAAAGGTTAAAACGAATATAATTTTGTGTATTATTTTCAACATGGTTTTAGATATGATAGATGTCCGAGAGTTGAAGTTGTATCTTATTTTCTTTATTGTCTTAATCATTAATAGCTTTGTTCTAGTTTTCATTGTTCACATTTATCTATTCGAATATTCCTAATCtataagcaaaaataaaaattgctgGTCTTCTAAAACCTTAAAAGCCATCACGTTACATATAGTGCCGCAAATATAATATATACCTCAGATTTGTCGAAACGACTGTCGGGATCACAGTTGGAAGGGTAGCCACCATCGTTGTAATTAGGCCAAAGTCCATGGATCCCAAAATCCGCGGAAGGCTTTCCCGTCTTCGGATAACAACATCTTTGTTTCGTGTCGCAGTATGATCCAGGCCACTGTACCAATTTATAGTCCAAACTCCAAAACATGAGCTTAATGATAAACTTCAAACACAAACTAAAAGAACAATATATGTGTATAACATAAATAAGGGAGTCTCATCGTTTTCATTACCTGTAGAACAAAGTAGAAGAAATCAAAATCTTGTGAGAGACAAAGAACAGGCAAGTATTGTAATGCCAAAAGGTTGATGATAAAGATTGAACCTGAGGCGAGTTTCatgtttttagaagttttttttctctcttgaACAAATGATGAAGTTGTGTTTGATGGATGAGTATATTTATAAAGGCAAGAAGGGGTAAGTTTTTAGGATCATGGAACCTTTTTGGCAGCATATTCTTGTCAATACATTAATGTTGGCGTGTTTTAAGATCATCTTCAATGGATTTTAGTTTCTAAAACAATGTTTTGATTATTAGGTCTTAATCTT from Gossypium hirsutum isolate 1008001.06 chromosome D12, Gossypium_hirsutum_v2.1, whole genome shotgun sequence includes these protein-coding regions:
- the LOC107940648 gene encoding ribonuclease 3, translated to MKLASGSIFIINLLALQYLPVLCLSQDFDFFYFVLQWPGSYCDTKQRCCYPKTGKPSADFGIHGLWPNYNDGGYPSNCDPDSRFDKSEISSLIGSLEKEWPTLSCPSNDGVKFWTHEWLKHGTCSESELDQREYFEAALQLKQKANLLQALTSAGIKPNDEFYELEEIEDAIRQAVGFTPGIECNVDSSRNSQLYQVYLCVDTSGSDFIKCPLLPRAKCGSRIQFPKF